The following coding sequences lie in one Capnocytophaga stomatis genomic window:
- a CDS encoding four helix bundle protein, which translates to MERISSYKELIVWQKSVELVSKVYEITRLFPEEEKYGLTSQIRRSAVSIPSNIAEGYGRGSSKTYLQFLSIARGSLFELETQFHIARKLNFISVNDDIEIIISEISRMLNALINKIKN; encoded by the coding sequence ATGGAAAGAATATCTTCATACAAAGAATTGATTGTTTGGCAAAAATCAGTAGAGTTGGTTTCAAAGGTTTATGAAATAACTCGCTTGTTTCCGGAGGAGGAAAAATACGGGCTTACCAGTCAAATTCGCCGAAGTGCGGTATCCATTCCTTCGAATATTGCCGAGGGGTACGGAAGAGGTTCTTCCAAGACTTATTTGCAATTTTTGTCCATTGCGCGAGGGTCTCTTTTCGAGCTTGAAACACAGTTCCATATTGCCAGAAAGTTAAACTTTATCTCTGTAAATGATGATATTGAGATTATTATTTCAGAAATAAGTAGAATGCTGAATGCTTTGATAAATAAAATTAAAAACTAA
- a CDS encoding succinate dehydrogenase/fumarate reductase iron-sulfur subunit, which translates to MNLTLKIWRQKDSKTKGRMVEYKVTDISEHMSFLEMMDILNESLVAKGEEPVAFDHDCREGICGMCSLFINGEAHGPDRGITTCQLHMRMFNDGDTITIEPWRATAFPVIKDLIVDRTAFERIQQAGGYISVNTSGNTQDANAIPIPKYDADRSMDAASCIGCGACVATCKNSSAMLFVAAKVSQFALLPQGRVEAADRVMNMVHQMDLEGFGNCTNTGACEVECPKGISLENIARMNREYLKASCR; encoded by the coding sequence ATGAATTTAACATTGAAGATATGGCGACAAAAGGATTCAAAAACCAAAGGTCGTATGGTAGAATATAAAGTAACCGATATTTCCGAGCATATGTCATTCTTGGAGATGATGGATATACTTAATGAAAGTTTGGTAGCCAAAGGAGAGGAGCCTGTGGCTTTTGACCACGATTGTCGTGAGGGAATCTGTGGTATGTGTTCACTTTTCATCAATGGAGAAGCTCACGGACCTGACCGTGGAATCACTACTTGTCAGTTGCATATGCGTATGTTCAACGATGGCGACACTATCACTATCGAACCTTGGAGAGCAACAGCTTTCCCTGTAATTAAAGATTTGATTGTGGACAGAACTGCTTTCGAGCGTATCCAACAAGCAGGTGGATATATTTCGGTAAATACTTCCGGAAATACGCAAGATGCTAATGCTATTCCAATCCCGAAATACGATGCCGACCGCTCAATGGATGCTGCTTCGTGCATTGGATGTGGGGCTTGTGTGGCTACGTGTAAAAACTCATCGGCGATGTTGTTCGTAGCTGCGAAAGTGTCTCAGTTTGCATTATTGCCACAAGGACGAGTAGAAGCCGCTGACCGTGTGATGAATATGGTTCATCAAATGGATTTGGAAGGTTTCGGGAACTGTACCAATACGGGAGCTTGTGAGGTGGAATGTCCGAAAGGTATTTCATTGGAAAATATTGCACGTATGAACCGTGAGTATTTGAAAGCAAGTTGCAGATAA
- a CDS encoding lactonase family protein, whose amino-acid sequence MKKIFSIITLLFTVISLAQNGKNIQFLVGTYTDSDSEGIYLYNFDKESFKFEKITSVFVKNPSYLTLSPDEKFLFSVSENDQNDSEVFSFSLDKKNGKIELISNQNTFGGAPCYVMYDSDNKNVITSNYTGGNISVFPVTENGSLKKISQNIPFEKHSHLHSAQLSPDKKRILAADLGTDEIYSFQMKKGKLHRVLNEGIKLPKGTGPRHFAFSSDGKFLYVLGELSRKIFVFSCKNNKYAEIQSIETDDFHDGKGAADIHINPNGKFLYASNRLVNDGIAIFSIQKSGKLEKIGYEPTKKHPRNFAITSEGKYMFVASRDENSVQVFEIQKNGLLELKTELSIPKPVCIQFLK is encoded by the coding sequence ATGAAAAAAATTTTTTCTATAATCACATTATTGTTTACGGTGATTTCTCTGGCTCAAAACGGAAAGAATATTCAATTTTTAGTGGGTACTTACACGGATTCCGATAGTGAGGGAATTTATCTGTATAATTTTGATAAAGAATCGTTTAAGTTTGAAAAAATAACTTCTGTTTTTGTGAAAAATCCGTCTTATTTGACTTTGTCGCCTGATGAGAAGTTTCTTTTTTCGGTAAGCGAAAACGACCAAAATGACAGTGAAGTATTTTCTTTCTCTTTGGATAAGAAAAATGGTAAAATAGAACTCATTAGCAATCAGAATACATTTGGAGGAGCTCCGTGTTATGTTATGTATGATTCTGATAACAAGAATGTTATAACATCGAATTATACGGGAGGTAATATTTCCGTATTTCCCGTAACTGAAAATGGAAGTTTGAAAAAAATTTCTCAAAATATTCCTTTTGAAAAGCATTCTCATTTGCATTCGGCACAACTTTCGCCTGATAAAAAACGAATTTTAGCAGCGGACTTGGGTACAGATGAGATTTATTCTTTTCAAATGAAGAAGGGAAAATTACATCGCGTTCTTAACGAAGGAATAAAACTTCCGAAAGGAACGGGACCTCGACATTTTGCTTTTTCTTCGGATGGAAAATTTTTGTATGTTTTAGGGGAACTTTCTCGAAAAATATTCGTTTTTAGCTGTAAAAACAATAAATATGCTGAAATACAATCAATTGAGACAGATGATTTTCACGATGGAAAAGGAGCGGCCGATATTCATATTAATCCGAACGGAAAATTTTTGTATGCTTCCAATAGGTTGGTTAATGACGGAATTGCAATTTTTTCTATTCAAAAATCAGGGAAATTAGAAAAGATTGGTTATGAGCCAACTAAAAAGCACCCGAGAAATTTTGCGATAACTTCTGAAGGGAAGTATATGTTTGTAGCATCACGAGATGAAAATTCTGTTCAAGTATTTGAAATTCAGAAAAATGGATTGCTTGAATTAAAAACAGAATTGAGCATTCCTAAGCCTGTTTGCATTCAATTTTTGAAATAG